A window of Microbacterium sp. Root61 genomic DNA:
CCCGGCGTGCCGAATGCCGGCGACGCGGCGCCGGTTCCGTAGAGGTGGTGCAGCAGCGCCGTCGGGACGTCGTCGAGCGAATCGAGGGTGAAGTCGATGAACAGCACCCGGCTCTCCTGCGGTGCGATCACGGCGGTGTCGACGTAGCCCGCGGGCAGCGAGCGCAGCCGGTTGCAGTCTCCGAACGTGCACGTGGTGTCGACCAGCGCGGCACCGGAGAAGCTCGCGATGATCTTCGTCGGCTTGAGGCCATCGACCACCTCGATGCGCTCGAGCGTGGCCGGTTCGGCCGTCGCGTTGGTGAGCTGCAGGTCGTAGACGACGTGGTACTTGCCGTCCGAGCCACGGAATGGCAGCGGTGCGTTGCCGATGGGGATGACCGTGATCGCGGTGAACGCGTCCGGCACGGTGACGCCTGCGACGGAGTCGGCGGGTGGCGGCGCGGTGGTGGCCGTGGTGGGATCGGCTTCCGCCGAGCACCCAGTCGCGACGAGTGCGACCGCGGCGACCAACGAGACGAACAGCAAGGGCACGCGGCGGATTGTCACGCAGAGACTCCATCCTTCAGTTTTCCTGAAGCCTATCGGGCCGGGGAAAGCGGTACTGACCGCCGCCCGCCCCCGATATCGGGGTCAGCACGGGTGACGGATGCCGCAGCATGGGCCACGATGTGACCATGGCGAAGCTCCTGCTGACGGCGATGCCCTTCACCGGGCATGTGACGCCGATGCTCTCCGTGGCGGCCGCGCTCGTCGCGCGCGGACACGACGTGCGGTTCTACACCGGCTCGGCGTTCAGACCCGGAGTCGAGGCATCCGGTGCTCGGCACGTGCCGTGGACGAAGGCGCCGGAGTTCGATGAGAACGATCTCACGGCCACCTTCCCCCGACTCGTCGGGAAGAAGGGGCTGGGGCAGCTGCTCATCAACGTGCAGGACGTCTTCATCAAGACCGCGCCGGCGCAGCTCGAGGACCTCACGGCGGAGTGGGAGCGCGAGCCGTGGGAGGCGCTGGCCGGGGACGAGATGTCGATCGGGACGGCGCTCTACGCGGAGAAGACCGCCTGCCCGTGGGGGACGGTCGCGGTGCTCCCGCTCAACCTGATCGGCCGGGAAGGGCCGCCGAGCGGGATGGGCCTGACACCGGGGCGCAATCCGGTGACCAGGCTCCGCGATGCCGTCCTCCGCACCGCGGTGCCGCTGATCGCGCGTCCGCTGTCGAAGCCGCTCGCGTCCGCCCGTGCCGAGATCGGGCTCCCGCCGTCGAAGGCGCCCTTCGACCGGGTCGCGTTCTCCGCCCGGCTGCTCGTCGCCAGCGGCGCACCGCTGCTGGATTACGAGCGCACCGACCGTCCGGCATCCGTGCACTTCGTCGGGCAGTTGCGCCCCGCACCGACACCATCCGCGCTGCCGCCCTGGTGGGCCGATCTCGACGGACGCACCGTGGTCCACGTCACGCAGGGCACGCAGAACATCGACCCGTCCGACCTGATCCGCCCGACCCTGGACGCACTGGCCGACCGAGACATGATCGTCGTCGTCTCCACCGGCGTGCCCGACCGTGACGAGCTGCCGTTCCCCGTCCCGCGCAACGCGCGCGTCGCCGGATTCCTGCCGTACGCCGATCTGCTCCCTCAGGTCGATCTCGTCGTGACCAACGGAGGCTGGGGCGGGACCCTCGCCGCTCTGGCGCACGGCATCCCGCTCGTCATCGCGGGCGGCGACCTCGACAAGCCCGAGATCGCGGCGCGCGTCGCGTGGGCAGGCGCCGGGTTCAACCTGAAGACCGGCACGCCCAGCGCGGCGAAGGTGGCCGGCGGCGTCGATCGCGTGCTGGCGGATCCGTCGTTCCGGGATGCCGCGGCACGCGTCGGGCGTCAGCTCGACGAGCTCGGCGGCCCGAACCGGGCGGCCGAGCTGCTCGAAACCCTGCTCTGACGTCCCGCATCCGTCCCGTCGTGCGGACATCGACCGCGACATGCGGCCTGTTCAAGCCGGGCGATCCGCGCGTCGGACGGGATGTCCGCAGGAAGGGACGGCCCGCAGACGCGACATGCCCGTTCGGCCGAAGCCGAACGGGCATGTGCGAGACCCGAACTACGCGGTGAGCTCGGCGTTGGTCGGCAGAGCGCCGGCGATCTCGGCGACGAGGTCGTCGCCGGGGCGGGCGTCCTCGAACGGTGCGTCGATCTCGGCGCGCTCGAGCATCTCGGTCATCTTCCGACGACGCTGACGCGTGATGAGGGTGACGACGCGACCCTGGGCACCGGCGCGACCGGTGCGGCCGGAACGGTGCAGGTACGTCTTGAACTCATCGGGCGCATCCGCCTGAACGACCAGGTCGATGTCGTCGACGTGGATGCCGCGCGCGGCGACATCGGTGGCGACGAGCACACGCACCCGACCGGAGGTGAGCCGCTCGAGGTTGCGCGTGCGCTTGGCCTGGTTGAGGTCGCCGTGCAGCGCGACGGCGGGGATGCCGCGGTCGGCGAACTGCTCGGCGAGCATCTCGGCGTAGGCGCGGGTGCGGGCGAAGACCAGGGTCTTGCCCTCACGGTCGACGAGCTCGTCGAGGATCTCGGCCTTGTCGCGGTGCTCGATGACGAGCACGCGGTGCTCGATCGTGCCGGTCTCCTGCGTCTCGCCGGCGACCTCGTAGACGGCCGGGTTGACCAGGAACTCGTCCACGACGCCGGCCACCTCGCGGTCGAGCGTCGCCGAGAAGAGCAGCTTCTGGCTGCCGACGGCGGTCTCGCGCAGGATGCGCTGGACGGGCTCGAGGAAGCCGAGCTCGCTCATGTGGTCGGCCTCGTCGATCACGGCGATCATCACGTTGGACAGGTCGAGCTTGCCCTGGTTGATGAGGTCTTCGATGCGGCCGGGGGTGCCGATGATGATGTCGACTCCCTTGCGCAGTGCGCCGACCTGACGCCCCTGGGGCACGCCGCCGTAGATCTGGGTCGTGAACAGGCCGACGCTGCGGGCGATCGGCTGGATGGTGCGGTCGATCTGCAGCGCGAGCTCGCGCGTCGGGGCGAGGATCAGGGCCATCGGAGCGCGGGCGAACTCGCGCTTCTTTCCGGCCTGAGCCTTGAGCACGCGCTCGACGAGCGGGGCGCCGAAGGCGATGGTCTTGCCGGAGCCGGTGCGGCCACGTGCGAGTACGTCGCGGCCGGCGAGCACCTCGGGGATCGTCGCGGCCTGGATCGGGAACGGCGACGGGGCGCCGAGATCGATCAGGGTGTTCGCGATGTTCTGGCCGAGGCCGAGGTCCGACCACGTGGTCGAGCCGACCTCGTCGGCCTGTACGGCCTCTGCCTGCAGGCGCTCGTGCACGACGTCCACGTGGTCGTGGTGCGCCTTCGCCTTGGTCTCGGCGTTCCAGTCGGAACGGTTCCCGGATGCCGCGGGGCGGCGGTTCTGGTCACCGAAGTCACGACGGGGACGGTCGTCGTTCGAACGAGCCGGACGCTCGGTGTACGAACGCGCGGGACGGTCGTCGTTCGAGCGCGCCGGGCGATCGCTGTACGAACGAGCCGGACGGTCATCCGAACGCGCCGGACGGTCGTTGTACGGACGCGCGGGGCGATCGCTGTACGAACGGGCACCACGGTCATCCGAACGGGCCGGGCGATCGCTGTACGAACGGGCACCACGGTCATCCGTGCGCGCCGGACGGTCGCTGTAGGAGCGGGCACCACGGTCATCCGAACGGGTCGGACGGTCGTTGCTGTACGGACGCGCGGGACGGTCGCTGTACGAACGTGCGGGACGGTCGTCCGTGCGAGCCGGACGGTCATTGTACGAACGGGCGCCCCGGTCATCCGAACGGGCCGGACGGTCATTGTACGAACGGGCGCCCCGGTCATCCGAACGGGCCGGACGGTCGTTGCTGTACGGACGCGCCGGGCGGTCGTTGTACGAACGGGCCGGGCGGTCATCGTTCGAACGCGCCGGACGGTCACTGTAGGAGCGAGCCGGACGGTCGTCGTACGAGCGCGCGGGACGGTCGCTGAACGAGCGTGCGGGACGCTCGCCCTGGGCCCGGTCGGAGCGGGGGGCATGGTCGCGGATGCCGCGGGACTCATCGCGACCGGCGCGCTGGGTCGAGGTCCAACGGCCCTTGGCCGCGGGAGCACCCTCTTCGGGTGCGCGGTAGCCGCGGTGTCCGGAGCTGCGGCTGCCGGCCTTGGCGGCACCCGTGGCGGGACGGTGCTGGCGGTCGTGGAACGACGTCTTCTTCTCGCCGTAGCGCGGCTCGAAGTTCGGGCGCGAGCTGGAGGGCTTCTTCTTGTTATTGGGCATGCTGGTGTCTTTCTGGGTTGTCTCGATGTGAGGACAGCACTCCAGAGCGCTCCGTGACATACGGAGGCAACGCCGCAACATGCGGCAAGGGAGTAACCCGGACACTGTCGGCCGGGGGCCATTTCACGTGATGGTCGTCGGGATGGAATCATCCCCACCATCGGCCCCTTGGACTCACAAACCCAACCGCGAACCATCGCGGTGTCCAGAGCCGACTGGGTTCAGTCTAGCGCAGCGGTCAATCCGACCCTGAGAAACCGCCACGACGGAGGCTTCCGGCCCTACACTGACGCCATGCGATCCGAGCAGGTCGGGCAAAGCACCGACATTTCCGTGCCAGCACCGAATCTGCGCGCCGAGTCGGAGGCCGTTTACGCGGCCGGCGCCAGCGGCATCCTCGGAGCCTTATACGGCTTCGTCGTGTCCCTCCTGGCCCCCGACCAGCCGCTGTCCACCGCCGGGGGGTCCTTCGGGCTCGCCGCTGCGATCGGGGCCGGGGTCATCGCCGTGGTCGCCGCGACGATCGGCTATTGGCGCACGCGGAACCGCCCCGGCCAGGAATGGCGCCGCGCGCTCCCCTCGTGGAAGTTCACCGTCAACACGATCTCGGTCGTGATCGTCCATGCCGCCCTGGCGTTCCTCGCCACGTTCGCGATCTTCCGGGTGCTGAGCCTCGGATTCGTCGGACTCCCGGTCATCACGTTCTGGGCCGTCGTGCTGATGGCGGTCGCCCTCGGCCTGACGGTGTACTTCGTGTACCTCTCGGTCTCGCGCATGACGACGCAGCGCATGTCGTCACTGCTGATGGCGTTCATCGTGATCGGGACGCTCACCGCGATGGTCACCACGACCGACCCGGCATGGTGGACCATCCACTTCAGCCACCTCGGCTCGTTCACGTCGCTCTCGAGCTTCATCTTCAACGGCACGCTGATCGCCGGAGGCCTGCTCGTGACGACGTTCGCGGTCTACCTCGCCCATGACATGCAGGCGCTCCACGAAGCCGGGGTGCTCACGAACCCCCGTGCCCCGCGCACCGTCTCGGTGCTGTTCGTGATCATGGGAGTCATGCTCGCCTGCGTCGGGATCTTCCCCGTCAACGTGAACCTGCTGCTGCACAACCTCTCGGCGTCCGGAATGGCAGCGATGTTCCTGGCGCTCCTGATCAGCGGCCCCAGGGTGCTGAAGGGGATGCCGCGCACCTACTTCCTCGCATCCTGGGTGTTCCTGGCCGCGACCGTGGCCTCGGTCATCCTGTTCATCGTCACCTACTTCACGCTCACCGCCTTCGAGATCATCGTCTTCGCGCTGATCTTCGGCTGGATCTCCTTCTTCATCCGCTTCCTCGGGGTCACCGGCCAGAAGGACTGAGCCGGCCGCCGCTCGCCCGCCGGCATCGACGGACAGGAAGATCGAGTGGAATAGGACCATGACGGACCAACCCATCACCGTCGCGATCGAGCGACGCATCGATCCCGCACGCGCATCCGTGGCCACAAGCTGGATGCAGGCGGGAACCGACCTGGCCACCACCTTCGACGGATTCCTCGGCTCCGGCTGGGTCCGGGCGGGTGAGGGCAGCGACCTCTGGTACATGCTGTACCGCTTCCGCGACATCCCCACGCTCGAGGCGTGGGAACAGTCCGCGCAGCGCGAATGGTGGCTCGACTCCGGTCGACCGTTCGCCCACGAGGTCCGCGTCGAGCGGCGCACCGGGATCGAGGGATGGTTCGACGCCCCGTTCGCGACGCACATCGAATCGATGGGCGAGACGGATGCCGCGACCCCGACCGGTCCGATCCTGCAGCCGATCCCGGCAGCCCCACCCCGGTGGAAGCAGGCGGTCACGATCTGGCTCGGCTTCTTCCCGACGAATCTCCTGGCGACGTGGCTGCTGAGCTACGTGCCGGGGCTGGGGGATTGGCCGCTCGTGCTGCGGGTGCTGCTGACCACGGTGCTGCTGACGCCGATCATGACCTACTTCGTCCTACCCTGGGTGACGCGGCTGCTGCGGCCGTGGCTGCAGAGGTGATGATGAGTACGACGCTTCCCGCCGATCCCACCGGACGGCAGGTGCATCTCGCGACCGCCGATGGGCGGGTCACCGCCCAGATCGCGCAGGTCGGGGCCTCCCTTCGCGGTCTGCGGGTCACCGGGATCGACCTCGTCCCGCCCTACCCGGCGGGCACGATGACGCCCGCCGCCTCCGGTGTCGTGCTGGTGCCGTGGCCCAATCGGGTCCGCGACGGCGCCTGGACGCAGCGCGGTGCGAGCCACCGTCTGCCGATCACCGACATCCCGACGGGCACCGCCTCGCACGGACTGCTGCGGTTCGCGTCGTACGACATCGTGGACGAGTCGGCGGATGCGGTCAGCTTGAGCGCGCCGGTCGTCCCGCGCTCGGGCTACCCGTTCCACCTCGACACGACGGTCACCTACGCGGTCACCGCGTCGGGGATCGAGGTCACCCACCGCGTCACGAACATCGGAGCGGATGATGCACCCGTCGCTCTCGGCACGCACCCCTACGTGTGCCTCGGCGACGTGGCCACCGCGGACCTGACCCTGACCGTTCCGGGCGCGACACGGTTCGTGCTGGATGAGCGGCTGCTGCCGGTGGACGAGGTCGCCGTCACTCCCGACGTCGACCTGCGCGCGGGCGCTCGGCTGGGCGACGTGACCCTGAATTACGCCTACGGTTCGCTCGGTCGGTCCGCCGACGGACGCGTGCGCACGACACTCGTCGCGGCCGACGGGCGCTCGGTCGAGCTCTGGCAGGGGCCGGGATTCGACTACGTGCAGGTGTACACGATGGATGCATATCCAGGCCAGGCGCTGGCGGTCGCCGTCGAGCCGATGACCGCCCCTCCTGACGCGCTGAACTCCGGTCAGGGTCTGCGCTGGCTCGCGTCAGGCGAGTCGTGGGAGCTGCGCTGGGGAATCGCATCCTCGCTCTCGCTGTAGCCACTGGCGAGAGTCTTCATTCACCCGTAATACCCGGATTGCGCGAATCACGTCCCGATCAGGATACGATCAGCGAGAAAGAGTCATCTGGGGACGACTAAGGCTTCGCGTTCCCGATCCGTGGGGGCGGCGGTCACGTCGTAGGGGAACCCGGTCGGGGGCGCTACGAACGAACCTGCGTAAAAAATGACCCTTGCTCCGACCATTGTCACTCCGCGACGCTTCCTGGCGTCTCTCACCGGCCTGCCGCACGGCATCACCCGAGTTGCCAGCGCGCGTGCGTTCTCCACCATCGCCGGTCTCCTCGCGATCGGCGTCGCCTTGGCGATCCTGACGACTCCCGACCCGCTGTGGTGGCACCTGCATTTCAGCCACCTGGGCACCTTCCCGGTGCTCTCCGGCGCGATCTTCAACGCGACGATCATGACGACGGGCACCCTGATCGCCCTGTTGTCGCGGCGCGTCTACATCGAGCTTCGCGCGCATGTCGCGCGATCCCGCTCACACCGCCGCTCTCCGATCGTGCTGTCGACGCTCACCGCGTCGGTGGGACTGCATCTGACGGGCGTGGGGCTCGTTCCGATCGACACCTTGACCGCGCTGCACGAAGGCCTGGCATTCGGCATCCCGATCTCGGTCGCGGCCATGATGATCGCCGCCCCCGCCCTCCTGCGCGGGACCGGGCGTCCGCTCGGAAAGCGGACGATCCCGGCGGCCGGGGCTCTTGTCGGCGCCTACGTCGTGATGAACCTGGGGTTCATCAACCTCGCCGCGTTCGAGCTGATCGGCTTCACCGCGATGTTCGTCTGGATGACCATGTTCCTCGGATGCCTCGTGCCGCGGGCCGCGGCGTCCGCTCCCGAGACCGCCCCCGCAGGCCGGATGCGGGAGATCGACGGACACCACGCGGTTGCTTCCGCCGCCCGGCTTGCGGGCCCCGCGCTCGGTCTCTCCTTCGCGCCCCTCGTGACCTCACGCTCCCTTGACGGAGATGGCGGCGCGACCGTGTCGTGTCTCACACCGCTCCCGCATCGTGCGATCAGCGTCTCCTCGGCTCCCCGCGCTCACCCGAAGGGTGGGCACGGGCCCGCGCCGGCGACATCCGGACGTTCGTCGGATATCAGTCCGACGCGGAGCCTCTTCCCACCGGTGCTGCGTCAGACCGTGTCGTCGGGCCGGCTTTCGCGATCCCCGGTCTGCTCGTCATCCGTCTCGGCCTGATCCGGCGACTCCTCCGCTGACTCCGCCTCGGCGGTATCGGCGTCCGCGCTGGGCGCGGACTCCTCGGCCGGCTCGACCGTGGCTTCGTCGGCCTCTGGCTCGTCGCTCGCGGACTCCTCCACGGGCTCATCGGTCGCTTCGTCCGACTCCGACTCCTCCGCAGGCTCGTCTGGCTCGTCGCTCGCGGACTCCTCCGCGGGCTCGTCCGATGCGGTCTCGTCCGACTCCGGCTGATCCGTGGCCACGTCGGTCGCGACTGCGGCATCCGCCTCAGCATCCGGCTCCACCTCGGCCAGGGACTCGGCGTCGACGTCTGTCTCGGCGCCCGACTCGGTGTCGGAATCAGACTCGGCATCCCCGGCCTCTGCAACGTCAGCCTCGACCTCGACCGCATCGGCGTCGGACTCCACAGCCGCGGCGGCTGCGGCATCCGCAGAATCCGTCTCGACCGTCGCGGACTCGAGAGCCGCAGCACCGGCAACGACCTGCGCCGACGCGGGGACATCGATGATGCCGGTGTCGGTCGGCACCTCGCCGTTTGCCTCGCTCATGGCGCGACGGGCGCGGCGCGACTCGAAGACCATCGGGGCCGCCTCGGCCGCCGCGACACCGGCGAGAGCCAGCGCGGGCTCCGGCTCTGCGACGACGCCGTCCTGTCCCTTCCGGCGGGCGGCGCGACGCTCGCGGGCACCCTCGACGAGGTTGTACAGCGTCGGCAGCACGAGGAGCGTGAGCACGGTGGAGGAGATGAGTCCGCCGATCACGACGATCGCGAGCGGCTGCGAGATGAAGCCGCCGTGCCCGGTGAGGCCCATCGCCATGGGCGTGAGGGCGAAGATCGTCGCGAGAGCGGTCATCAGGATCGGTCGCAGACGGCGCGCGCCACCGGCGATGGTCGCATCGTGCGCGGACAGCCCCTTCTCGCGGTACTGGTTGACCAGGTCCACGAGCACGATCGCATTCGTCACGACGATGCCGATCAGCATCAGCACGCCGATGAGCGACGCGACGCCCAGCGGCACACCGGTCGCGATCTGCAGCAGGATCGCACCCGTCGCCGCGAACGGCACCGACACGAGCAGCAGCAGCGGCTGGCGCAGCGACTTGAACGTCGCGACCATCACGATGTAGACGATCAGGATCGCGGCGAGCATCGCGAGACCCAGCTGCGAGAAGGCGTCCTCCTGCTGGGAGACGACGCCGCCCAGCGAGGCATCCGCCGACGCGGGAAGGTCGGCGTCGGCGAGCGCGGTCGTCACGCTGGCCGAAGCCGTCGCGAGGTCATCCGTAGACGGCGAGACCGTCACCGTGGCCGTGCGCTGTCCGCGCTCGGTGGTGATCGAGGTCGGCCCCTCGCTCTGCTCGACCGTGGCGACGTCCGACAGCGGGATCGGACCGGCGGCGCTGGGCACGGTGAGGGCGCGCAGCTCGTCGATCGTGGCCGGGGTCTGCGACGCGGCGAGGTACACCGTGAGCTGCGTCTCGTCGATCTCGACGGCACCGATCCGCTGCGGCTGCATCGTGTTGGACACGAGGGCGCCGACGGCGACCTCGGACAGGCCGAGCGAGGCGGCCTTGTCACGGTCGACGGTCACCGCGATGTACGGGAGGGATGCCGAGAGGTTGCTGGAGACCTGCCCGACGCCGTCGCGGCCGGTGACCGATTCCACCACGGCATCCGTCGCGGTCTGCAGCGTGTCGCCGTCCGGAGCGGTGATGTCGATGGCGATGTCGCTCGAGCCGAACCCGCCGCCGTTGGAGGCGATGGTGATGGTGCCGGCGTCGTCCAGATCGGCGACGGCCTGCTGCACGTCCTCGCGGACGGCTACCTGGTCGGCGTCCGGGTCGGTCGTGATCGAGTAGGTGATCCCGCTCCCGCCGCCGGAGAAGGCGTCGCGCAGCGCGGATCCGCTGGAGCCGATCGACACCTGCACGGTCTGGATGCCGTCGATGCCCTGCAGCGCGTCCTCGACCTGCGCGGCGGCGGCGTCCTCGGCGTCCAGGCTCGGCGCCGGGCCGATGTCCTGCGTCATGGTGAACGTGTTCTGGCCCGAGTCACCGAGGAAGTTCGTCTTCATGAGCGGCGCGATCGCGACCGTGCCCGCGAGCACCAGCACCGCGATCAGCAGCGTGACCCAGGAGTGCTTGAGGGTCCAGCGCAGCACCGGCAGGTACGCCTTCTGCAGGCGGCTGGGCGGGGATGCCGGGTCCTCTGGGTCGATCTCCTGCCCGTGGGCGTCGAGGATCGGCTTGCCGGGGCGCAGGAACCAGTACGCCAGCACCGGCACGATCGTCAGGGCCACGAACAGCGACGCCGTCATGGCGATCGTCACGGTCATCGCGAACGGGCGGAAGAGCTCGCCGGTGACGTCACCGACGAACGCGATGGGCAGGAAGACCGCGACGGTGGTGATGGTGGAGGCGGTGATGGCCGAGGCGACCTCGCGCACCGCGCGCTTGATCGACGCCATCTTGTCGGCATCGCCGACGTAGTGCCGCTTGATGTTCTCGATCACGACGATCGAGTCGTCCACGACACGACCGATCGCGATGGTCAGAGCACCCAGCGTGAGGATGTTCAGCGAGTAGCCGAACGCCTGGATCCCGATGAAGGTGATCAGCACGCTGGTCGGGATCGAGATGGCCGTGACGAGCGTGGCACGCACCGACAGCAGGAACAGCAGGATCACGAGCACGGCGAAGACGAGCCCCAGCATGCCCTCCTGCGCGAGCGCCTCGATCGACTGCTGGATGTACGGGGCCTGGTCGAACACGACCGTGAAGGTGGCGCCGTCGAGGCTCTTCTCCAGATCCGGCAGCACCGCGAGGACACCGCGCGAGACGTCCACCGTGTTGGCGGACGGGAGCTTGGTGACGGCGATCGTCAGAGCGGGCTCGCCATCGACGCGGGAGATCGAGGTGACGGGATCGGTGTCGGAGGCCACGGTCGCGACATCCGCGATCGTGACGGGACCGGACTGGAACTGCGCCGCATCCGTCGGCACCAGCGGCAGCGCCGCCAGGTCATCGACCGTCGTGATCTTCACGCCGGTCTGCACCGTCAGTGTCTGGTCGTTCTCGGTGATCTCACCGCCCGGGAACAGGACGCCGTTCTGGTCGAGCGCATCGCGGATCGCCTGCTGGGTGAACCCGGCCTCGGCGAGCTTGGCCTGGTCGGGGGTGATCGTGATGCGCTGGCCGACGCCGCCGACGATCTGCGCGGCGTTGACCCCGGCGACGTCCTCGAGCTCGGGGACGACGTTCGCCTCGAGCTGCGCCTGGATCGTCTCCTGGTCGTCGTAGCCGGTCACCGCGAGCTGGATCACCGGGAAGTCGTCGATGCTCGCGGAGATGACGTTCGGGTCGACGCCCTCCGGCAGCTGGCTCTTGATGCGGTTGATCGCCTGCGTGATCTTCTGCTCGGCCGTGGCGAGGTTGGTGCCGTACGTGAAGGACGCCTGGATGATCGAGGCGTTGGTCGTGCTCGTGGCGCTCGTGGACTCCAGCCCCGGTACACCCTGGATCGCGGTCTCGATCGGCGTCGAGACGTCGTTCGCGACCACCTCGGGCGAGGCGCCCGGGTAGGTCGAGACGACGATCAGCGCGGGGAACTCGATCGAGGGGATCAGTTCCTGCTTGAGGTTCGTGAGTGCGAGACCGCCGAAGATCGCGGCGACGATGGTGATCAATGCGATGAGCGCGCGGTTGCGCAGGCTCAGAACGGCAAGTTTCGACACGGTGTCTCTCAGTGGAGGAGTGGTCGACGGCACTCAAGAGGCACCGCCGATACGGTGCTGTATTCGACGCGTTCAGTATCCCATGCGCGTGAGCCGCACAACCCTGCGGACATCGGCTAGAACGAGCGGCCCAGCACCAGTCCCAGCATGGCTGCGAGGACGGTCACGACGATCATCCCGAGGCCGTTGATCCACGCGTCGCGGTGCCGCCCCTTCTGGAACAGGTGCACGGTGTCGACCATCGCCGTGCTGAAGGTCGTGTAACCGCCCATCACTCCGCCGCCGATGACGAACAGCCACTCCGAATCCAGCACCGACGACGCAGCGAGACCGGTGAGCAGCCCCAGGAGGAAGGAGCCGGAGACGTTGATGATCGCGGTGCCCCACGGGAAGCCGCTCTTCACGTGCCGCATGATGAGGCCGTCCACGACGAAGCGCAGACTCGCGCCGATGCCGCCGCCGACGACGGCCGCGAGGAAGACGAGGCCGTTCATGCCTGGCCCTCCGTCGTTCGGGCCGGGAGTCGGCCGCCCAGCCAGATCCCGAGGGCCGCGGCGGCGAAAC
This region includes:
- the crcB gene encoding fluoride efflux transporter CrcB — translated: MNGLVFLAAVVGGGIGASLRFVVDGLIMRHVKSGFPWGTAIINVSGSFLLGLLTGLAASSVLDSEWLFVIGGGVMGGYTTFSTAMVDTVHLFQKGRHRDAWINGLGMIVVTVLAAMLGLVLGRSF